One Acidobacteriota bacterium genomic window, TCTGAAGAAACACGACGGCTGACGGCCGACCTTTCGCCGGCAGACCATCGAGGGAGAAGCAGCGATGAAGATCATCGTTGGGATAAAGCATGTCCCCGACACGGAAACCAAGGTCCAGATCCACAGCGACGGGAACCGGCTCGATCCGGCGGCTGTCAGCAAGTGGATCATCTCTCCGTTTGACGAATACGCCATCGAGCAGGCGCTACAGCTGCGCGGGGAGGGTGAGGTCGTCCTGGTCTGTGTAGGACCGGAGTCCGCCCAGTCCACCGTTCGCACCGGGCTCGCGATGGGCGCGGATCGGGCCATCCTCGTGGCGGACGATCGCTTCGACGGCGCGGAACCGATGACCCGGGCGAGGGCACTCGCGGAGACGATCCGTTCGGAGTCGCCGGACCTCGTGCTGCTTGGCAAGTACGGAGTCGGCACCGATGAGGGGCAGACGGGCGCGATGGTCGCCGAGTTGCTTGACTGGCCGCACGTGGGAGGGGTGATCGCATTGGAACTGGCAGACGGTTCGTACACCGCCCGACGAGCGATCGAAGGCGCTCTGGAGGTTCACGAGGGTGCCCTTCCGGTCTTGCTAACCTGCGACAAGGGGCTGAATGAGCCGCGCTACCCATCGCTCAAGGGCATCATGCAGGCGAAGAAGAAGCCACTCGAGA contains:
- a CDS encoding electron transfer flavoprotein subunit beta/FixA family protein, which gives rise to MKIIVGIKHVPDTETKVQIHSDGNRLDPAAVSKWIISPFDEYAIEQALQLRGEGEVVLVCVGPESAQSTVRTGLAMGADRAILVADDRFDGAEPMTRARALAETIRSESPDLVLLGKYGVGTDEGQTGAMVAELLDWPHVGGVIALELADGSYTARRAIEGALEVHEGALPVLLTCDKGLNEPRYPSLKGIMQAKKKPLEKRDAAAAGVEDRLATGPRLVWETMELPLAKPQGIRLEGDAGDVAAQLVKKLHEEAKVL